CCGCAACCCGCTGGCCTTCGCGCTGGCGCTGTTCGTTCCGAACGCCGGTACCGGCGCGGCCGGTTCGCTGATTCTGGTGGCGATGATCGGCGTGATGGCCGCGGTCGCAATCCCTTCCTACCAGAAGTACCAGCAGCGTGCGACCGAGCGCTCGCTCGGCCTGTCGCACGAGGACTTCGGTGCCGCCGCGGCGACCGAGGCCGAGCAGGTCGTCACCGAAGTGGACAGCAGCGGTGCCGACGATCTGGCACACGCCGAAAAGCAGGCCGACGAAGCACGTGCTGCGCTCGAAGCGATCCAGAAGGAAATCGCCGCCCGCCAGCCGGCGACGAAGGAATAAGCCGCCAAGCAAAACGGCCACCCGAGGGTGGCCGTTTTGTCGTGTGCGCAAAGGCGCTTAGGCAGCGCGCTTCTTGAACTCGTAGGTGCGGGTGTCGATTTCGATGCGGTCACCGATTTCGATGAAGGCCGCCACCGGCAGCTCGTAACCCGAGCCCTTGAGCTTGCCCGGCTTCATCACCTTGCCCGACGTGTCGCCACGGACGGCCGGCTCGGTGTATTCGATTTCGCGGACGATGGTCGTCGGCAGTTCGACCGAGATGGCCTTGCCTTCGTAGAACGTCACTTCGCAGACGTCATCCATGCCGTCGACGATGAAGTTGACGGCTTCGCCGACGTTTTCCGCTTCGACTTCGTACTGGTTGTACTCGGTGTCCATGAACACGTACATCGGGTCGGCGAAGTAGGAATAGGTACATTCCTTCTTGTCGAGCACGACGACGTCGAACTTGTCGTCGGCCTTGTAGACCGCTTCCGACGGGGCGTCGGACAGCAGGTTCTTCATCTTCATCTTCACGACCGCGGAGTTGCGGCCGGACTTGTTGTATTCGGCTTTCTGGACGACGAGCGGCTGGCCGTCGACCATGATCACATTACCCGGGCGGACTTCTTGTGCGGTTTTCATGCAGGATTCCTGAACAGCAAAATGGCGGTTGGAGTTTGAAATAACTCGCTATTTTAACTTGGACCGCGTGAAGTTGACCAGATTGCCGGCCAAATTGCCGTTACCCAGCAGATGTTCGGCCCACGGCCCGGCGTGCGCGCGCAGTTGCGGCAGCACAGCGGCAAAGCCCGGCCATGCCGCGGCGGCGTCCTGGCCAAGATTCCAGGCGCGGATGAAATCCGTCGCGGCGGCCTGCACCGGCTGCGGCAAGCCGGCCAGCCACAGCGCCAGCCACGCGTCGAGCTTGATCAGGTGTGCGTCGTCAGCCTGACGGTAGATGTGCCACACCAGCGGTGCCCTGGCCCATTGCCCACGGACGAAGCTGTCCTCGCCGCGGACGAAGTTGAGGTCGCAACTCCACAGCAGCCGGTCGTAATCGGTCTGGCGCACGAAGGGCAGCACGCTGATCGTCAGTGCACCGCGGACGACGGTGTCCCCGACGGCCAGCGGCGTGCCCAGCCAGTCGTTCAGTTGCGGCAGGATGCGTCCTTCGGGCACCAGACAATGCACCGGTGATCTGCCGCCCGCCCAGGCGTCGAGCAGGCCGGCAAGCGCGTCGTTCTCGTAGGCAAACAGCGAGACCAGCAGGGCGCCTTCCCGCGGTTTCACCCTGAGCGTATCCAGCAGGTGCGCACGTGCATGCGCGCCCCAGCCGGCGCGGGCGGCGAGCGTTTCGCGTTCGGCGATCAGCCCGCCGGTCTGTGCGGTAAAACCGGGGAAAAAGAAATACTTCTGCAGCCCGTGGCCCTGCGGGCTGGCGAGCCGGTGGCAGCCGCTCACCCAGTCCTCGGCCGACAGGTATTCGAGATTCAGCCACACCGGCGGCACCGCCAGCGTGCGCATCAGCGATACCGCCGACGCCGGCACGGCACAGGCAAAAGCCTCGACGACGACCTCGCCGAGTTCGTCGACGACGGTATCGGCATCCCAGCGCTCGACCGTCACGCCGTCCAGCCACTGGGTGCGCGCATGCGCCGACGCATCGGGGCACAGCCTGGCCAGGCTGGCCGGATCGTCGATCCACAGCACGACGTGCAGGCCGAACTCGTCGTGCAACTGCCGCGCCAGCCGCCAGCAGACGCCGATGTCGCCAAAGTTGTCGACGACCCTGCAGAACACGTCCCAGCGGCGCGGCGTCACGACACGCCCCGGAGACTGTCGTTCGAATGCGGTTTGGCGATCCATGGCAAGGGGAAGGAAATCGGGAGATACATTGGATGTAGACGTACTGGCCGTCGATCGGTTCTTGCCGTTCGGCGGTCGGCCCTTGATTTGATTCGGGCACCGATTCTATCCGATCCGCATCGCGCACCGCGCAAGCCCCGCCTCGGCCGCGCCTTCCTGCTGGTCCTTTCCCGTCGCCACCTTAATACCAATTGGATAACCGGCTGTTTCTGCGTGACATTCGGGCTGTGCAGGCCATTGAGGCAAAGCTGATTGACAGAAAAAATGAATGTGTATTTCACGTAGCTGATACGTGCAATGCAGACATTCCATAAACAACCAGTAGGACGGAGATCGATGAACAAAAAACAACACGCCGCCCGGCTCTGCGCGGCCTTGCTGATGGCCGCCGGCGTCATGATCGCCCACGCCGCCCCGGCCTGGCAGGAGGGCAACACCTACAGCGCCGGCACCACCGTGAGCTACAACGGCCGCGACTATCAGGCGCTGGTCACCCATACCGCCTACGCCGGCGCCGGCTGGAACCCTGCGGCGACGCCGACGCTGTGGAAAGACCTCGGCGTCACCGGCGACAGCCCGACACCCGCGCCGACGCCTGCTCCGACACCCGCTCCGACACCTGCTCCGACACCTGCTCCGACACCTGCTCCGACACCTGCTCCGACGCCCGCGCCGACGCCCGCGCCGACGCCTGCGCCGTCGGGCTGCCCGGTCTGGACCGCCGGCCTCTCGGTCACCGCCGGCAAGTCGGTGCTGTACAACGGCAGCAGCTACAAGGCGCTGGTCACCCATACGACGCAGACCGGCTGGGAGCCGGCCAGTGTGCCGTCGCTGTGGCAGCCGGACAGTGTCTGCGCCACGCCGGCCCCGACCCCGGGCGGCCCCAGCCCGACGCCGGCACCAACCGCGCCGTTCTGCGCGCCGGACTGGGTATCGAACAAGATCTATCCGAAGGGCAAGGTCGTCGGCTACAAGGGTGCAGCGTACGAAGCGCTGGTCGATACCTATGCGATTCCGCCGGACAGCACCGTCTACACCAACCAGTGGAAACTGGTCGGCGTGCCGAAGGCCGACCTGTGCCCGGTCAGCGTGCCGAACAACATCGACTATGGCACCGCCAAGCCGGTGACCGGCAACCCGAATT
This window of the Jeongeupia sp. USM3 genome carries:
- the efp gene encoding elongation factor P, encoding MKTAQEVRPGNVIMVDGQPLVVQKAEYNKSGRNSAVVKMKMKNLLSDAPSEAVYKADDKFDVVVLDKKECTYSYFADPMYVFMDTEYNQYEVEAENVGEAVNFIVDGMDDVCEVTFYEGKAISVELPTTIVREIEYTEPAVRGDTSGKVMKPGKLKGSGYELPVAAFIEIGDRIEIDTRTYEFKKRAA
- the earP gene encoding elongation factor P maturation arginine rhamnosyltransferase EarP, yielding MTPRRWDVFCRVVDNFGDIGVCWRLARQLHDEFGLHVVLWIDDPASLARLCPDASAHARTQWLDGVTVERWDADTVVDELGEVVVEAFACAVPASAVSLMRTLAVPPVWLNLEYLSAEDWVSGCHRLASPQGHGLQKYFFFPGFTAQTGGLIAERETLAARAGWGAHARAHLLDTLRVKPREGALLVSLFAYENDALAGLLDAWAGGRSPVHCLVPEGRILPQLNDWLGTPLAVGDTVVRGALTISVLPFVRQTDYDRLLWSCDLNFVRGEDSFVRGQWARAPLVWHIYRQADDAHLIKLDAWLALWLAGLPQPVQAAATDFIRAWNLGQDAAAAWPGFAAVLPQLRAHAGPWAEHLLGNGNLAGNLVNFTRSKLK